The sequence TATATTAGGGAGTAAGCTTTGTAGGAGTGACTGCTTATATTTGTCAGATTCATTACACATACTTCTCTTAGTACTTCGTCTTCCTCGTGTATCAGTACTAGTATTATTTCATGGTGAATAGTGTGGAGCTTCTCCATCCGTCCTTACCAAAAGAAAATTGGTGGCGAGATAACTATGTCTGTCAAATAAATGGTTTCTGGTTTCTTCCTAAATTTGTGCCAAGAACTTTTCGTGTTCTTAATGAGTTCAAACCACGTAATAATGATGTAATTTTAGCATCCTTTCCAAAAACTGGGACAACATGGCTTAAATCTCTTCTTTTCTCTATCATATATCGATCCTCCAAAGAGTCATTAGTCAACCACAATCCCCACGAGCTTGTTCCTACGCTTGAGGTCCAAGTCTTTGGAGGAACTGAACCATCTCCAATTGAAATTGAGAATCTAGATTCAAGGAGGCTCTTCTCTACCCATATTCCTTACCAGCTTATAGGAGAAACTCTTGATTCATCTCACTGTCGAGTTGTTTACATTACCCGAAACCCTAAAGACACACTGGTATCAATGTGGCATTTCACAAATAAATGGAAGGACGTAGAAGATGGGCCATGGCCCCTTGAAGAAGCCATAGAGAAATTTTGTGCTGGAATATTTCCTGGTGGACCTTATTATGACCATGTTATGGGATTCAAAACGGCAAGCTTAGAGAAAcctgaaaatattttctttataacttATGAGGAGCTAATGACAGACACAAACACTCATGTCAAAAGATTGGCTGAGTTTCTAGGATGCCCATTTGACAGAGAGGAGGAAGTAGAGGAGGTTGTGAAGAGTTGCAGCTTTGACATTCTGAGCAGCTATGAAGTGAACAAATCTGAAGATTTTCCTTCTTGGTTTCAAGTTCCCTATAATTCTTTCTTCCGACAAGGTGTAGTTGGGGATCATAAAAACTACCTGAATGCTATGACAATTGAGCGTATTGATGCATTGACAAGAAACAAGTTTCATGGAGCTGGTTTCATATATGGCATTTAGTATTTTGTGTTATGATTTTGTCCTGAAATTCTAATCTATTAAGACTCTCTTTCTCGAAGGAATGGAAAAAGATTGTAAAAAGGAATAAATCTTCTTCATATGCCTTATCCTTTTCTTAGAGGAGAAGTTTTGTACTTGTATAAATTggcattttcttctcataacaacaataatagtatctacaatgtagtcattaaagagtcttgtttatgagaaGATTTTTctctaaataatttttatatttttatcctAGTTTTTATatgtaggtcaattgaccaaACCTCCATTATAGTATCATAttttagtataattattttcttgTCTGATTTATCGTCCACCAGCTTTACATTGTAAGATTTCGTATGCACCATATTATTTCGATCCCAATATTTTATTCTCTCGTAGGACTCATGCAGAGTCCAGTTTGGAACCTACTTGTACAACCATCAAAAAAAATATCGTTGTAATGAAAAATCTGTTGTGAGGTCACATGT is a genomic window of Nicotiana tabacum cultivar K326 chromosome 16, ASM71507v2, whole genome shotgun sequence containing:
- the LOC107780762 gene encoding cytosolic sulfotransferase 12-like, which codes for MVNSVELLHPSLPKENWWRDNYVCQINGFWFLPKFVPRTFRVLNEFKPRNNDVILASFPKTGTTWLKSLLFSIIYRSSKESLVNHNPHELVPTLEVQVFGGTEPSPIEIENLDSRRLFSTHIPYQLIGETLDSSHCRVVYITRNPKDTLVSMWHFTNKWKDVEDGPWPLEEAIEKFCAGIFPGGPYYDHVMGFKTASLEKPENIFFITYEELMTDTNTHVKRLAEFLGCPFDREEEVEEVVKSCSFDILSSYEVNKSEDFPSWFQVPYNSFFRQGVVGDHKNYLNAMTIERIDALTRNKFHGAGFIYGI